The following are encoded in a window of Hippoglossus hippoglossus isolate fHipHip1 chromosome 23, fHipHip1.pri, whole genome shotgun sequence genomic DNA:
- the ttll1 gene encoding probable tubulin polyglutamylase TTLL1: MAGKVKWVTDIEKSVLINNFEKREWIPVTENEDWNFYWMSIQTIRNVFSVDTGYRLSDEQMVNHFPNHYELTRKDLMIKNIKRYRKDLEKESSPLAEKDENGKYIYLDFVPVTFMLPADYNLFVEEYRKNPSSTWIMKPCGKAQGKGIFLINKLSQIKKWSRDSRTSTFVAASSGKEAYVISLYIDNPLLIGGKKFDLRLYVLVTTYRPLKCYMYKLGFCRFCTVKYTPSTSELDNMFVHLTNVAIQKHGDDYNHVHGGKWTVSNLRLYLESTRGKEVTSRLFDQIHWIVVQSLKAVAPVMNNDKHCFECYGYDIIIDDKLKPWLIEVNASPSLTSSTANDRILKYNLINDTLNIVTPNGEIPDCRWNRSPPWEALGNYQVLYDEEQAQSENAERDLRSRSGQSLGSKGSKGSAGIRPAAATWK; this comes from the exons ATGGCCGGTAAGGTGAAGTGGGTGACGGACATAGAGAAATCAGTGCTCATCAACAACTTTGAGAAGAGGGAATGGATCCCAGTCACAGAAAACGAGGACTGGAATTTCTACTG GATGAGCATCCAGACCATCAGGAATGTGTTCAGTGTGGACACCGGCTACCGCCTGTCAGATGAACAGATGGTTAACCACTTCCCCAACCACTATGAGCTGACCAGGAAGGACCTGATGATCAAGAACATCAAACGCTACCGGAAGGACCTGGAGAAAGAAAGCAGCCCGCTGGCGGAGAAGGACGAGaatggaaaatacatttatctcG ATTTCGTGCCCGTGACGTTCATGCTCCCGGCCGATTACAATTTGTTTGTGGAGGAGTATCGAAAGAATCCGTCCAGCACCTGGATCATGAAGCCCTGTGGGAAGGCCCAGGGCAAAGGCATCTTCCTCATTAACAAACTGTCCCAGATAAAGAAGTGGTCCAGAGACAGCCGCACCTCCAC GTTTGTAGCAGCTTCTAGTGGTAAGGAAGCGTATGTGATCTCCCTGTACATTGATAATCCTCTGCTGATAGGAGGGAAAAAGTTTGACCTGCGTCTCTACGTCTTGGTGACGACCTATCGACCTCTGAAATGCTACAT GTACAAGCTGGGCTTCTGTCGGTTCTGCACAGTGAAGTACACGCCCAGTACGAGTGAACTGGACAACATGTTTGTCCACCTCACTAACGTGGCCATCCAGAAACACGGG GACGACTACAACCACGTTCATGGAGGCAAGTGGACGGTCAGCAACCTACGTCTGTACCTGGAGAGCACCAGAGGAAAGGAGGTGACAAGCAGACTCTTTGACCAGATCCACTGGATTGTGGTGCAGTCGCTGAAAGCTGTGGCT CCCGTGATGAACAATGACAAGCACTGTTTTGAATGTTACGGCTATGACATCATTATCGATGACAAGCTGAAGCCGTGGCTTATTGAG GTCAATGCGTCTCCCTCGCTCACCTCCAGCACAGCCAATGACCGCATCTTGAAGTACAACCTCATCAACGACACCCTCAACATCGTCACGCCCAACGGGGAAATCCCAGACTGCCGCTGGAACCGCAGCCCACCCTGGGAGGCCCTGGGCAACTACCAAGTCCT GTACGACGAGGAGCAGGCACAGAGCGAGAATGCTGAGCGCGACCTGCGGAGCCGCTCTGGTCAGTCGCTGGGGTCAAAGGGATCCAAGGGGAGTGCAGGCATTCGCCCCGCCGCCGCCACCTGGAAATGA
- the mcat gene encoding malonyl-CoA-acyl carrier protein transacylase, mitochondrial: MLTPVLGNMSAASRGKRLGSLLSLSRSLAHNQRGSPDPPPETSTPLPDREPERSWKRRKDPSSRSVFLFPGQGSQFVGMARGLLKYPNVKEMFDAAQKILGYDLLSLCLQGPEEELMKTVHCQPAVFVTSLAAVERLNRENPMAVETCVAAAGFSVGEFAALVFSGAINFTEALYAVKVRAEAMQKASELTPSGMLSVIGRRQAQYKYACLQAKEHCKSLGVEEPVCSVANYLFPDGRVIAGHQQALDFLQQNSRRLDFMRTTPLPVSGAFHTELMASAAESLREVLRQVEVRRPEISVYSNVDGKRYMNESHVRRQLVKQLVSPVKWEQTLHEIYERTQGERFPQTYEVGPGKQLGATLQKCNMKAFKTYTNVQVTTYED; the protein is encoded by the exons ATGTTGACACCGGTGCTCGGCAACATGTCGGCCGCCTCCAGAGGCAAGAGGCTCGGCTCTCTGCTGTCTCTCAGCAGGAGTCTGGCCCACAACCAGCGCGGATCCCCGGATCCCCCGCCCGAAACCTCCACTCCTCTCCCGGACAGAGAGCCGGAGCGGAGCTGGAAGCGCCGCAAGGACCCCAGCAGCCGCTCCGTGTTCCTCTTCCCCGGGCAGGGCAGCCAGTTCGTGGGCATGGCTCGGGGTCTCCTGAAGTACCCCAACGTCAAAGAGATGTTCGACGCCGCGCAGAAGATCCTCGGGTACGACCTGCTGTCTCTGTGCCTGCAGGGGCCCGAGGAGGAGCTGATGAAGACGGTGCACTGTCAGCCCGCAGTGTTCGTCACCTCGCTGGCTGCTGTGGAGAGACTCAACCGGGAAAACCCAATG GCTGTTGAGACGTGCGTTGCCGCTGCAGGTTTCAGCGTTGGAGAATTTGCTGCTCTGGTTTTTTCCGGTGCCATAAACTTCACAGAGG CTCTGTATGCGGTGAAGGTGCGTGCCGAGGCCATGCAGAAGGCCTCAGAGCTGACTCCCAGTGGGATGCTGTCAGTCATCGGACGACGTCAGGCTCAGTATAAATACGCTTGTCTGCAAGCCAAAGAGCACTGCAAGAGTCTGGGGGTGGAGGAGCCGGTGTGCTCTGTGGCCAACTACCTGTTCCCTGACGGCAGAGTCATCGCGGGACATCAACAG GCTCTGGATTTCCTGCAGCAGAACTCGAGACGTCTCGACTTCATGAGGACCACGCCTCTCCCGGTCAGCGGAGCGTTTCACACAGAGCTGATGGCCTCGGCTGCTGAATCCCTCCGAGAGGTTCTTagacaggtggag gtgcGGCGTCCCGAGATCAGCGTGTACTCCAACGTCGACGGCAAGCGCTACATGAACGAGAGCCACGTGCGGCGGCAGCTGGTGAAGCAGCTGGTGTCGCCCGTGAAGTGGGAGCAAACTCTGCACGAGATCTACGAGAGGACGCAGGGGGAGCGGTTCCCTCAAACCTACGAGGTCGGCCCCGGAAAGCAGCTGGGCGCCACGCTTCAGAAATGCAACATGAAGGCGTTCAAAACGTACACGAATGTGCAAGTCACCACGTATGAAGACTGA
- the bik gene encoding bcl-2-interacting killer yields the protein MVKQSRQPSPFVPLQAGPGDVDTGGLLDVNLRISDGTSRAVARQLAAIGDQLDREWTSRRQNRLPTPLRMLRPAQVLTRTMYRDFHNQLWGFQSLSAAVKAWILSTAPGQGLFRAEAWTAWVSSFKPITSTDWTRGALVTVALVAAVTLLGALWMEWKD from the exons atgGTGAAACAAAGCAGACAGCCCAGTCCCTTCGTCCCGCTCCAGGCTGGACCTGGTGATGTGGACACTGGCGGCCTGTTGGACGTTAACCTCAG AATCAGTGACGGAACATCTCGTGCCGTCGCCCGCCAACTGGCTGCCATCGGAGACCAGCTGGACCGGGAGTGGACCAGCAGGCGGCAAAACCGGCTCCCGACTCCTCTACGCATGCTGAGACCTGCTCAGGTGTTGACCAGGACCATGTATCg GGATTTCCACAACCAGTTATGGGGCTTCCAGagcctctctgctgcagtgaagGCCTGGATACTGAGCACTGCGCCTGGGCAGGGTctcttcagagctgaggcctgGACAGCCTGG GTTTCCAGTTTTAAACCAATAACCAGCACTGATTGGACCAGAGGAGCCCTGGTGACTGTGGCACTGGTGGCTGCAGTGACCCTCCTCGGTGCCTTATGGATGGAATGGAAAGATTAA